Below is a window of Polyangiaceae bacterium DNA.
AGAGCGTGCGTCGCGTCCGCGCGGTCTTGCCCGGCCTCGCGCAGATCCCGCTCGGCGGCACCGCGGTCGGCACCGGGATGAACGCCCACCCCGAGCTCGGCCAGCGCGTGCGCGCGCGCTTGAGCCACGACTCGGGTCTGGAGGTTCGCGGTCCGGCGAATGCGTTCGAGGCTCAGGGCGCCCGCGACGGGTTGGTCGAGGCGTCGGGGGCGCTGCGCTCGGTGGCCGTCTCGCTCGGCAAGGTCGCCAACGACCTCAGGCTGCTCGGGTCCGGTCCACGCACGGGGCTCGGGGAGATCCGGCTGCCCGAGCTTCAGAAGGGAAGCTCGGTGATGCCGGGCAAGGTGAACCCCGTCGTCGTCGAGATCGTGACGCAGGTCGCGGCGCAGGTCATCGGCAACGACCAGGTCGTCGCGGTCGCGGGGCTCCAGGGTCAGCTCGAGCTCAACGCCTTCGTGCCGGTGATGGCGCGAAACCTGCTCCAGTCCATCGAGCTCCTGACCCGCGCCGCCAGCACCTTCGCCGCAGACTGCGTGGACGGGCTGGAAGTGGACGTCGAGCGCTGCACGGCCAACGCCGAGCTGACGCTCGCGACGGCAGCGGCATTGAATCCGGTCGTCGGCTACGAGCGCGCGGAGGCCATCGTGCGCGAAGCCTCCCGGAGCGGGCGAACGCTCCGGGAGGTGGCGCTTCAGATGGGGGTGCCCGAAGAGGCGGTGGAGCGGGCGCTCGGACCGCGAGGTTAGAGCTTCACGCCGCGCAGGCGGAGCGCGTTGCCGATCACCGAGACGGAGCTCAGCGCCATCGCTGCGCTGGCGATCATCGGAGAGAGCAGCAGGCCGAAGAGCGGGTACGCGATGCCGGCTGCGATGGGCACTCCGAGCACGTTGTAGACGAAAGCGAAGAACAGGTTCTGCCGGATGTTCTTCATCACGGCGCGAGAGAGGTTCCGCGCCCGGACGATGCCGGACAGGTCGCCCTTCACCAGCGTGACGCTGGCGCTCTCGATCGCGACGTCCGTGCCCGTGCCCATGGCGATGCCGACGTCGGCGCGCGCCAGGGCAGGGGCGTCGTTGGCGCCGTCTCCCGCCATGGCGACGACGCGTCCTTCTCGGCGCAGGAGCGCGATGACGTCGCCCTTCTGATCGGGCAGCACGCCGGCGAAGACCTCTCGGATCCCGAGCTCGTCGGCGACGGCCTGCGCGGTCGTGTGGGTGTCCCCCGTCAGCATCACGATGCGCAGGCCCGCGTCGGACAGCGCGCGCAGCGCTCCGGGGGTCGTCGGCTTGACTGGATCGTGGATCGAGAGGATGCCGGCCAGGGCTCCGCGGATGGCGACGAAGACCACGGTGTGCCCGGTCCGGGCCAGGCGTTCGGCGTCTGCGGCCAGCGGCCGGGTGTCCACGCCGAGCTCGTCGAGCAGGCCGCGATTGCCGACGACGACCTCCACGCCGCCCACGCGGCCGGTGATCCCCTTGCCGGTGACGGCGCGGAAGGCGCCCACGGCCGGCACCACGATGCCGCGCCGGGCCGCACCGGCCAGCACCGCCGCCGCGAGCGGGTGCTCGCTGGCCTTCTCCAGCGCGGCCGCCGCCCCGAGCAGTGTGTCCTCGTCCACGCCCCGAGCAGTCACCACGTGTGCCAGCGCCGGCTTGCCCTCGGTGAGCGTGCCGGTCTTGTCCAAGACCAGCGTGTCGACCTTCTCCAGACGCTCCAGCGCCTCGGCGTTCCGGATCAACACGCCCGCCTGCGCGCCGCGTCCGGTCCCGACCATCACCGACATCGGCGTCGCGAGCCCCAGCGCGCAGGGGCACGCGATGATCAGCACGGCGACGGCGTTCACCAGCGCGTAGGCCAGGCGGGGCTCCGGACCGACCGAGCCCCAGACGATGGCGGTGAAGGCCGCGATCAGGATCACGGCCGGCACGAACCAGGAGGAGACGAGATCGGCGAGTCGCTGGATCGGCGCGCGGCTGCGCTGCGCCTCGCTCACCATGGTCACGATGCGCGACAACAGCGTCTCGGCGCCGACGCGCTCCGCAGTCATCACGAACGAGCCGTTCGTGTTCAAGGTGCCGGCGGTGGCTGGCGAGCCGTCGGTCTTCTCCACCGGGATGGGCTCCCCCGTGATCATCGACTCGTCCACGCTGCTGTGGCCGAAGAGCACGCGGCCGTCCACCGGCACCTTCTCGCCGGGGCGTACCCGTAGTTGGTCGCCGACCTGAACGGACTCGAGCGGGATGTCGAGCTCGGTGCCGTCTTCGAGGATGCGCCGCGCGGTCTTCGGAGCGAGCCCCAGGAGCGCGCGGATGGCCCCGGAGGTCGCGCTGCGGGCCCGGAGCTCGAGCACCTGGCCGAGCAGGACCAGCGTCACGATGACCGAGGCGGCCTCGAAGTACACCGGCGGGCCGCCCCCGTGGGACATGGCGTGCGGCAGCAGGCCGGGGAAGAGCAGGGCGAACACGCTGAACCCGAACGCGGCGGCGGTGCCCAGCGCGATCAGGGTGAACATGTTCAGACGTCGGTTCACCAGCGAAGCCCAGCCCCGCTGGAAGAACGGCGCACCTCCCCACAGCACGGCCGGCGCGGAGAGGACGAGCTGGATCCACGCGCTGGTGTGGGGCGAGATCAGCATCGGCACGGGCAGGAGGTCCGACATGGCCAGCAAGAAGGTCGGCAGCGTGAGGGCGAAGCTGACCCAGAACCTCCTGCTCATCTCCCGGAGCTCGGGGCTGTCGTCCGGCGCCTCCCCGGAGAGCGGCGACTCGGGCTCGAGGTCCATGCCGCAGATCGGGCAGATCCCCGGCCCATCCTGACGGATCTCGGGGTCCATCGGGCAGACGTAGAGGACACCCGGAGCCCGGACGATGGGTCCGGACTCCGGCGCGTTTTCGAGCTCTGGGTAGTGGTGGGCGGTGTGCATGGACTGCTGACGCGCGCCCCTCCCGTGCATTACGCGGTCACGTCACCTCCAGCGTTCCGCGCAGCATGTTCATGCCGCAGGTGAACGGGTAGCTGCCCGGGGCGAGCTCCGGCAGCTCGATGGAGACCTCTTCCCCCTGCGGCAGCTCGGCCGAAAGTCCCAGGCTCGGGAACACCAGCTCGCGACTGCACGGCGACGCTTCCCGGCGCACGAAGCGCAAGCTGGCGCGCTGGCCGCTCCGGAGCTGGATGCGGTTCGGGTGGTAGCCGCGAGCGACGGTCACTTCGACGTCCTGGTTGGGGGTTGGGGTCGTGCTCTTGGCGATCCATTCACGAAGCTTGATCATCTCGAACCTCCTTTGGTCCGAGAGGGCTGACGGCGTTCTGGCCGGCGCATTACGCCACGCCTTCCGCAGCCGCACGCTTGGTGCTATGTGTGGTGCGTCCCGCTCACCCGGGACCTCAATGACCGCTCCTCGCTGAACCCGCCGTCCGAACGCCGAGCCCTGCCGGCGTTCCCGTGTTCTGCCTTGGAGGTCCCGCGTGCCAAGACTGTGCTGCGATCGACTGACGTTCGGTTTTTCCGAGACGTCACCCCTGTTCGAGAACGTCTCTTTCGTGTTGCCCGCCGGCCTGACCGGGCTCGTGGGTGAGAACGGCGCGGGCAAGACCAGCTTGCTCCGCCTGATGAGCGCAGAGCTCCGCCCCACGTCCGGCACGCTCAGGCTCGAGCCGCCGGGCGCCTGCGTGCGCGTCGTGCCGCAGGAGGTCGAGGAGCTCTCGGCAGAGGTGGACGCGTTTGCCCGGGACTCGGGCCGTGTGGCGGCACGGCTCAAGCAGCTCTTGGAGCTCGAGGAGCTCGAACGCTGGCCCACCCTGAGCCCCGGCGAGCGCAAGCGCTGGCAGGTGGGCGCCGCGCTCGCCGCCGAACCCGAGCTGCTCCTGCTCGACGAGCCCACCAACCACCTGGACGCCGACGCGCGGCGCTGGCTCGTGCGCGCGCTCCGGAGCTTCCGGGGCATCGGCCTGATCGTGTCGCACGACCGCGAGCTGCTCGACGCGCTCACGACGCGGACCTTGCGCCTCGCGCGGGGCGGCCTGGTGCTCTACCGGGGCGCCTACAGCGCGGCGCGGGAGCAGTGGGAGGCCGAGGCGCGGGCCTTCGCGGCGGAGCGCGAGGCCGGCAAGCTCCGGGTGCGACAGCTCGCCCGCGAGCTCGAGTCCGCGCGCAGCGCTCAGCGGGCGGCGTCGCGCGAGCGCAACGCGGGACGGCGCATGAAGAGCCGCCACGACTCGGACGCGCGTTCGGCGCTGGCGCAGACGCGCGCGGACTGGGGGGACAAGGCCCACGGCCGCCACGTCGAGGTCGCGCGAGCGGCGCTCGAGCGCGCGGAGGCCGGCGTCGGCTCCGGCGCGGCGCTCGCGACGCTGGGCGGGAGCGTCTTCGCCCGTTACGAGCGGGCTCCGAAGCCAGTCATCGCGGTGCGCGAGGCCGGTCCGCTTCGGGCGGGCGAACGGCTCTTGTGTGAGGTGCCGGCGCTGCTCCTGCGACGCGACGATCGTATCTGGATCTCCGGCTCGAACGGCGCGGGCAAGACCACGCTCCTCCGCGAGCTGGTCGCCGGGATGGACCCAAGGCGCGTGCTCTACCTGCCCCAAGAGCTCGGCGCGGACGCGGAGAGCGCCGCCCTCGCGGAGCTGCGCGCGTTGCCGCCGGAGCAGCGCGGGCGCGTGCTCTCGGTGGTCGGCGCGCTCGGCGTCGATCCGGAGCGCTTGCTCCGCTCCGAGCGCCCCTCGCCCGGAGAGGCGCGCAAGCTCCGCATCGCCACCGGTCTGGGTCGCCATGCCTGGGCGTTGGTCCTGGACGAGCCCACGAACCACCTGGACTTGCCGTCCATCGAGCGGCTGGAGGCGGCGCTCGCCGAGTTCCCCGGCGCGCTGCTCCTGGTCAGTCACGACGCCGCGCTCGCCGAGCGCACGACTCGAAGTTGCTGGCACCTCGCCGCCTCTCGGCTCAGCGTTCGTGACAGCGTGGCGCGATGACTCGGGGGGCCTCGGTCGCGCTCGCGGCGGCCTGCCGTCAGGGCCTCTGCGTGCCCGCCCTGTCCAACGCCTGCGGAGGCTGACGGCTGTCGAAAATTGACGCCGGCGAAGCCGGCCCGCGTGGGGTGGGGCCCCAACGAATTCACTTCGTTGGGTCGGGGAGGCGCGTGCCTCCCCGACGAAAGAGTGAAAGAGCTGTCGATTTTTCGACAGCTCTTGAGAAGCTTCGAACGTGCCCGCCCCCAGCGTCCAGCCTCTGGTGGTCATCCGCGACAACGACGCCGGGTTCGTGTCGGCGTTTCCGGCCTCGGCGCCCCGCTGGGTCGCCCACGCGGACGATCGCGACGGCGCGCTCGAGGAGCTGGTGCTCTTCTTGGGGGAGAAGCTCGCGAACCTGTCGAGCGACGCGCTGCGCCGGCACCTGCTCTCCGAGCCCGCCGAGCTCGGCGCGGTCGCCGTGACGCTCCCCCGCAAGGGCCCGCTGCGCCGCGCCGAGTCGATTCGTGTCGAGCTGCCGGTCGTCTTGCTGGAAGCCGCGGCCGCCGGCGCCGAGTGGGCGCTGCTCCCGGCGCTCGACCACGTGGTGTACGTGCCGGGCAAGCGTCCGCCCGAGCTCGCCGAGGTCGTGGGCCGCGAGGTCACTCGGCTGGTCGCCGCGCGAGATCCGACGGGTGCCGAGTGGCTGGATCTCCTCCCGCAGGGCGAGCTCGAGCTCGTGCGCCCGAGCATCGAGCTCACCCCGGACGACGACGAGGCGGGCGGCACGTCGGAGCGTGCGCTGAAGAAGAAGCGGAAGCGAGCGCAGAAGCTCTTGGAGAGCATCGGCCGCAGGCTCGAGCGCCCGCGCTTCCCTCTGGTGCATCGCGAGCTCGGTCCGCTCGTGGCGGCGCTCGGTGACGAGGAGCGCCAGAGCGCCGTGCTGATCGGCGAGCCGGGCGCCGGGAAGTCCGCGCTGTTTCGCGCGGCCGTCGCGGCGAGCGCCGCCACGGCCTACGCCACCTCCGGCGCGGAGATGGTCGCCGGGCAGAGCTTCGTCGGCCAGCTCGAACAGCGCGTGGCGGAGGTGATGGCGGCGGTCGAGCTCCTCGACGCGGTGCTGTACTTCGAGGAGCTGGACGACCTCTTCGCGGGGCGCCCGGGCGGCTACGAGGACATGGCGACCACCATGCTCCGCTACGTCGAGCGCGGACGCGTGCGCCTGTTCGGCGAGCTCACGCCGAGCCGGTACGACCAGCTCTCGCACCGCCAGGTCGGGTTCTTCGCTCACCTCGGGCGTTTTCAGGTCGCGGCGCTCGATCGCAAGCAGACGCTGGCGCTGCTCGTCGCGCGCGAGAGCCGCCTCGAGCCGGCGGCGGCCGAACAGATCGTCGAGCTCACCGAGCGCTACGAGCCCTCGCGGGCGCTGCCGGGCAAGGCAGTCGCGCTGCTCGACGAGATCTTGGCGGTCGAGCTCGGCGAGGAGCCCATCAGCCGCGACCGGGTGCTGGCCCGCTACTCCGCTCGCACCGGCGTCCCGGAGCTGCTCCTGCGCGACGAGCGGAGCCTGGCCTTGGAGGACGTCGAGCGCCGCTTCAAGGCGCAGCTCATCGGGCAGGAGCGCGCCATCCGCCGCGTGGCCGAGACGCTCGCCATGGTCAAGGCCGGGCTTCAGCCCCAGGGCCGCCCACTGGCGCAGTTCCTGTTCGTCGGCCCGACCGGCGTGGGCAAGACCGAGCTGGCGAAGGTGCTGGCGCAGCTCCTGTTCGGCTCGGCGGAGCGCCTGTGTCGCTTCGACATGAGCGAATACGCCGATCCCTTCGCGGCGGAGCGCCTGATCCGCGGGACCGATCGCGACGACGGCGTGCTGACGCGAAGGATCCGCGAGCAGCCCTTCAGCGTGCTCCTGTTCGACGAGATCGAGAAGGCGGATCCGGCGGTGTTCGACCTCTTGCTCCAGGTGTTGGGTGAAGGGCGCCTGAGCGACGCGCGCGGGCGCCTGGCTCACTTTGCCAACTCCATCATCATCATGACCAGCAACCTGGGCGCGCAGCACCAGCGTCCGCGTGTGGGCTTCGGCGACGCCGAGCAAGACGACGAGGCGCACTACACGGCGCGGGCTCGGGAGCACTTCCGTCCGGAGTTTCTGAATCGCCTGGACAAGATCGTCTGCTTCGCCTCCCTCGACCGCGAGCAGATGAGCCGGGTCGCCAAGGTGGCGCTCGAGCGCATCCGGGCGCGGGAAGGCTTCGAGGAGCGCGCGGTGCGCCTCGAGGTCTCCGAGCGCGCCCTCGACCGGCTGGCGACCGAAGGCTTCTCGAGCAGCTACGGCGCGCGCGGGCTCCG
It encodes the following:
- a CDS encoding cupredoxin domain-containing protein, producing the protein MIKLREWIAKSTTPTPNQDVEVTVARGYHPNRIQLRSGQRASLRFVRREASPCSRELVFPSLGLSAELPQGEEVSIELPELAPGSYPFTCGMNMLRGTLEVT
- a CDS encoding class II fumarate hydratase, which codes for MPDQVLWGAETKKAIARTPISGEPIPAPVIHWLGRIKAAAARVHAELGVLDSERARRIAAAADRVASGELDDQFPVDVFQTGSGTSSNMNANEVIAALAGADVHPNDHVNLGQSSNDVFPSAVHLAALERLERGLLPALERLAASLGAQAERHADVVKAGRTHLMDAVPMTLGQELGGYAAQVRESVRRVRAVLPGLAQIPLGGTAVGTGMNAHPELGQRVRARLSHDSGLEVRGPANAFEAQGARDGLVEASGALRSVAVSLGKVANDLRLLGSGPRTGLGEIRLPELQKGSSVMPGKVNPVVVEIVTQVAAQVIGNDQVVAVAGLQGQLELNAFVPVMARNLLQSIELLTRAASTFAADCVDGLEVDVERCTANAELTLATAAALNPVVGYERAEAIVREASRSGRTLREVALQMGVPEEAVERALGPRG
- a CDS encoding ABC-F family ATP-binding cassette domain-containing protein, translating into MPRLCCDRLTFGFSETSPLFENVSFVLPAGLTGLVGENGAGKTSLLRLMSAELRPTSGTLRLEPPGACVRVVPQEVEELSAEVDAFARDSGRVAARLKQLLELEELERWPTLSPGERKRWQVGAALAAEPELLLLDEPTNHLDADARRWLVRALRSFRGIGLIVSHDRELLDALTTRTLRLARGGLVLYRGAYSAAREQWEAEARAFAAEREAGKLRVRQLARELESARSAQRAASRERNAGRRMKSRHDSDARSALAQTRADWGDKAHGRHVEVARAALERAEAGVGSGAALATLGGSVFARYERAPKPVIAVREAGPLRAGERLLCEVPALLLRRDDRIWISGSNGAGKTTLLRELVAGMDPRRVLYLPQELGADAESAALAELRALPPEQRGRVLSVVGALGVDPERLLRSERPSPGEARKLRIATGLGRHAWALVLDEPTNHLDLPSIERLEAALAEFPGALLLVSHDAALAERTTRSCWHLAASRLSVRDSVAR
- a CDS encoding copper-translocating P-type ATPase → MHGRGARQQSMHTAHHYPELENAPESGPIVRAPGVLYVCPMDPEIRQDGPGICPICGMDLEPESPLSGEAPDDSPELREMSRRFWVSFALTLPTFLLAMSDLLPVPMLISPHTSAWIQLVLSAPAVLWGGAPFFQRGWASLVNRRLNMFTLIALGTAAAFGFSVFALLFPGLLPHAMSHGGGPPVYFEAASVIVTLVLLGQVLELRARSATSGAIRALLGLAPKTARRILEDGTELDIPLESVQVGDQLRVRPGEKVPVDGRVLFGHSSVDESMITGEPIPVEKTDGSPATAGTLNTNGSFVMTAERVGAETLLSRIVTMVSEAQRSRAPIQRLADLVSSWFVPAVILIAAFTAIVWGSVGPEPRLAYALVNAVAVLIIACPCALGLATPMSVMVGTGRGAQAGVLIRNAEALERLEKVDTLVLDKTGTLTEGKPALAHVVTARGVDEDTLLGAAAALEKASEHPLAAAVLAGAARRGIVVPAVGAFRAVTGKGITGRVGGVEVVVGNRGLLDELGVDTRPLAADAERLARTGHTVVFVAIRGALAGILSIHDPVKPTTPGALRALSDAGLRIVMLTGDTHTTAQAVADELGIREVFAGVLPDQKGDVIALLRREGRVVAMAGDGANDAPALARADVGIAMGTGTDVAIESASVTLVKGDLSGIVRARNLSRAVMKNIRQNLFFAFVYNVLGVPIAAGIAYPLFGLLLSPMIASAAMALSSVSVIGNALRLRGVKL
- a CDS encoding ATP-dependent Clp protease ATP-binding subunit, whose translation is MPAPSVQPLVVIRDNDAGFVSAFPASAPRWVAHADDRDGALEELVLFLGEKLANLSSDALRRHLLSEPAELGAVAVTLPRKGPLRRAESIRVELPVVLLEAAAAGAEWALLPALDHVVYVPGKRPPELAEVVGREVTRLVAARDPTGAEWLDLLPQGELELVRPSIELTPDDDEAGGTSERALKKKRKRAQKLLESIGRRLERPRFPLVHRELGPLVAALGDEERQSAVLIGEPGAGKSALFRAAVAASAATAYATSGAEMVAGQSFVGQLEQRVAEVMAAVELLDAVLYFEELDDLFAGRPGGYEDMATTMLRYVERGRVRLFGELTPSRYDQLSHRQVGFFAHLGRFQVAALDRKQTLALLVARESRLEPAAAEQIVELTERYEPSRALPGKAVALLDEILAVELGEEPISRDRVLARYSARTGVPELLLRDERSLALEDVERRFKAQLIGQERAIRRVAETLAMVKAGLQPQGRPLAQFLFVGPTGVGKTELAKVLAQLLFGSAERLCRFDMSEYADPFAAERLIRGTDRDDGVLTRRIREQPFSVLLFDEIEKADPAVFDLLLQVLGEGRLSDARGRLAHFANSIIIMTSNLGAQHQRPRVGFGDAEQDDEAHYTARAREHFRPEFLNRLDKIVCFASLDREQMSRVAKVALERIRAREGFEERAVRLEVSERALDRLATEGFSSSYGARGLRRHLEQYLVAPVAALLSAHGSAADGQLVRVRDAAESMEVEALRVQLREPGLGRLLGAEERAGLAFELWARPARRQRDGASGALRIASLRREAERWLALPPIAALSERLAEIQAELGLLSGGKRQRRRAPRGAALGELSAEHARLSALYEPLGTHAGELRDVEALAVSSLDDAAPPDLLVPDAEQAHARLKQALGHALIQASDQHEVTLGLYELGAEHVLTRFLLPLGRWLEKRGFEARLHLDRGERSDVADWPSEKERRFGPPRSLGFFTEQGATAARALLSLRGQGAGALLGLARGRWRWELEGGPADLWVRVICPRFTLGTDDWTAVGHAVDLEVGRRTPVRVALHVAERRLVFDGTHGHDDVDPDDLFARWPDMVFEELVAEAS